In the genome of Paenibacillus pabuli, the window TGAACGTGCTGAATCAGCGTTTTGATCCGGGGGAACTGAGCTACAAGAAATTTGCTTCGGTCACCCTCGAAGTGGAGAAGCTGTTATATCTCAACATCCGAAGTGTACTTAACCGACTCAATGTGTTCGATGAAGCGGAGTACGCCAGCCTGATGAAGTCCAAATCCGCTACACTTCCCCAGAAGCTTTTTCAGGAAAAGACCAAAGTATATAACGACTATCTCAGCTACGTGAAAAACTCGCTTCATAGCAATGAGGAAATTCTTTTGAAGCTTGACCAGCTCATGCTGGAAATTTCCCGTTTGGATAGCTTTGAAGCCGGAGATATCGAACAGATGCCTTGCATGCAGGAAATTGACCAATTAATCAAGCACACCAAATTATACAGACAGTGAGGGGTTGCCTTATGGCGAAGAAGGGAAAGTTTTTTTTCATATCGATTGTGATGCTGGTACTCGTGTTCGGCCTGGTATATGCAGGTATTACGCTTACGTCGAACGTTGGTAAATCCAGTACACAGGTAACAACGGAGAATGCAGGCAAAGAGTTAGGCAAACTGTATGCGGACATTGCTCCGGCAACGGCTGAACCCGTGAAGGGACAGATTGATCTCGATCCGGTGGATGTGGCTGAATCACTGCCGGATATCTCCAAATTTCCGATCACGGTCGAGAATACAACGAATGATTATGTAGAGATCTTTTCTTCCATCGAAAAGGCGGGAACCGGAGCAGATGGCTGGTTAACCGAGGTAACTGAAGAGTTCAACAAGGCTAACATTACCGTTGGTGGCAAACAGGTTTCGGTGAAATTGCGCAATATCGCATCCGGTACGGCAGCCGATTATATCAAGTCTGGCAAATATGTGCCTGATGCATTTACCCCTTCGAATGAGTTATGGGGTGAGATGGTGGCCGCGAGCGGTGTAAAGACAGATCTCGTATCCAAAAGACTGGTGGGGAACGTTCCCGGTATCGTGATCTCCAAAGCCAAATATGATGCACTGGTCGACACGTACGGCTCAGTTAATGTAAAAACCGTGACCGAAGCGATTGCGAACAATGAGCTCGCGATGGGGTACACGGATCCATTTGCCAGCTCCACGGGTCTGAACTTTCTCGTGACGGCACTAAACACATATGATAGCTCCAATCCGCTCGGTGAGAAAGCCATTGAGGGTTTTGAGAAGTTCCAGGCTAATGTGCCTTTTACGGCTTCCACAACCATTCAGATGCGTGAGGCAGCCAAGTCAGGACGACTGGATGCATTTGTACTGGAATACCAGACTTACGTAAACACCGCAGATCTGAAAAGCGGATACGTCTTTACACCTTTTGGCGTAAGACATGACAGCCCGCTGTATGCACTGGGGCAATTGCCGCAGAACAAGCAGGAGATCATTAAGAAGTACGCGGAATTCGTAACCCAAGCGAAGTATCAGCAGTCGGCTGAGGAATTTGGCTTCAACGGCTTGCAGGATTATAAGTCCGAATTGAACACAGTGGATGGTGGAACCTTGTTGTCCGCTCAGAAAGTATGGAAAGAGAAGAAGAACGGCAGTAAACCGATCGCAGCCGTATTTGTTACCGACGTATCCGGAAGTATGGACGGCGAACCGTTGAACCGACTCAAGGAGTCATTGCGCAAAGGCCAGAAGTTCCTGGGTACAGACAATAGTATCGGCCTTGTCTCCTACTCTAG includes:
- a CDS encoding vWA domain-containing protein → MAKKGKFFFISIVMLVLVFGLVYAGITLTSNVGKSSTQVTTENAGKELGKLYADIAPATAEPVKGQIDLDPVDVAESLPDISKFPITVENTTNDYVEIFSSIEKAGTGADGWLTEVTEEFNKANITVGGKQVSVKLRNIASGTAADYIKSGKYVPDAFTPSNELWGEMVAASGVKTDLVSKRLVGNVPGIVISKAKYDALVDTYGSVNVKTVTEAIANNELAMGYTDPFASSTGLNFLVTALNTYDSSNPLGEKAIEGFEKFQANVPFTASTTIQMREAAKSGRLDAFVLEYQTYVNTADLKSGYVFTPFGVRHDSPLYALGQLPQNKQEIIKKYAEFVTQAKYQQSAEEFGFNGLQDYKSELNTVDGGTLLSAQKVWKEKKNGSKPIAAVFVTDVSGSMDGEPLNRLKESLRKGQKFLGTDNSIGLVSYSSGVTVNLPIAKYDTNQQSMFVGTVDSLQAGGGTATFDGIVVAMKILEDYMAANPNVKPLIFVLSDGETNEGHTLKDIRDLVETYKVPIYTIGYNADIKALESISSINEAASINADTDDVVYKIGNLFNVQM